The DNA window CTGTTTTTTCCATGATTTACACCATATCTGACACTGCTTTGAAGTCTCATCTTTTGTGAATTGCGTTGCTGTtaatgtctctcttttttttttttggctgaccTTAATCATTTATTCTCTTTGTGAacgtctctctctccctgtctttcACAGGATGCTGTGGAGTTTGTTGGCCGTGACGGTGGTTTCAGCAGCTGTCCTGTACGTCCTCTATCACTGGCTCATCCCTACAGCTGTGCAGAGCAGCGGCTGGCTGGCACTCCTCTGGCACGATGTCATCCTTGAGCGGGTCCTTAACATCATGACGGGATCATCGCGACCTCAGGTGACCCTCACTGTCATTCATTGCTCATATATATGCAGAGATGAGATGTTGATGTTCAAAGAAGACTGAGAGTCACTGCTGACAAAAATACTATGCTACTACCATGGTGGTATGTTTTTTGGCCATGCACcatgaaaatactgtattttggTGAATCTAACCTCCTGTAAAGAACATGCCATGGTTATATGATCTGATTGATCTTGAATGATATTTATACATCTAAAGCTTTGGTTATTATAGAGTATTCATCTCATCCCTTACACTCTCAGTTTCAGTTGTTACCTTCAAGGAAATGATTTAGACAACCTTGGGCAAGTAAAACAGTGTACCAGATGTCATTTGTGCTAACTGCCGTTAGAATATTAAATGGTGAGACATGAATATGAGTAGGTGTAGATAAGTATGCACATTAATTGTtcacatgtgtatgtgtatgtgtatgctgAAGTATAACATAGATGAGCTTTAGATCTTTTAAATTGTTCttatgcatatttgtttttgttgtttctatgTTGTTGTGTTAATGTCATTGTTTGTGGTGTGTAGTGAAGCCAAAGACAGATTTCCACTATAACAGCAACTATCTATTtctcatgtatttattattacattttttcattaagaaaatgaaacctatttttacatttacatttaatcattttaatttattatccaAAGCGACTGTGTAGAATAGTACAAGCTAGAGTACAAGCTCTTTTGTGCggtgacattattttaatcacaattcataacatttttcattacatatactgtatattctaaatatatttatttttaaaatatattaatttattattaaaaatcatatttttttccacacacacacacacacacacacacacacacacggataaactgttaaaaaaaaaaaaaaaaaaaaaacacacatataaaatattttttccagtaAGAAAATTAAACCTAGGTccaatcagtattttttttttgtattgttacattgttttcatcataataaagaacatttgtattaatcatctaaaaaaaaaagcatcataatgcAAAAGGAAATTCTTTATGatgattacgtttttttttttaatcattgtgtCCAAAAGAAATTATTTGAAGAACCTTGGTGTATATAAATACCATGCTACATGCATAAGATAATCATTcagtattattgtatatattaaaataccacAGTATTACCTTCTAACATCTGTACCATGGTACAgccaaagtatattttttatgattaaacaGGATTTTTCAACAGCAGAAACCCTGTAAAACAGCTTTTGACAGCAACAGTAATTAATGTCCTCCTGTTATGTGTCTTTATTTTTCAACTATTGTTCTCTGGCTTTGCTTTGCTAAAGAACACTGTTGATCATGCCTGATTTCTGTGAATGCAGCGCATGCTGAAAGCCGTTCAGAAGAATGCCACAAAGGGAGACCCTCAGAGCGTCATCTCAGCCATCGACCATTACTGCCGGCACAAAGAATGGGCCATGAACGTGGGCGATGATAAAGGTAGCAACCTGTATTCCCTCGCCGCCTCCTCTGCTCCCTTACTAATTTTCTCACAATTTGCTTGACATTTTTTTGCTTCTATTATCTCTGTATCTCTCTTCTCTGCTCTTGAGTAAATGGCTTTGGGGCTGCTCATAGCTGGCTGTTCTGAATGAGAAGTGATGGCAGTCTCCTGTCTGCTGGGTCAATATGCTCTCTGCATggatgcacacatgcacactagTTTCATGTACATATGTGTGCACAATGTGCAGCCAATGCGTCCCACACAATCATCAGCAGCAATTAGGTGCACTGATGCATTATGGGACTGAGGATGGATTAATTTCAGAAGCGTTTCCCAAATTATCTgttttatacaatatacaaagTTATCCTATTTTGATTGTTGATAGTTGACAGATATTAGAGGAGCATGTCCGTAATTGACATTTTAGGGGAAATGACTTAATATATCCACTAAAAATCAACAAAGCACTGGATGATTTAAAGACATTGagcaaaaacactgcaaaaataattacttaaatactTAGTATTTTTCCCCCAGtacaaacattacatttacttgagaggCAAAATTACTTTACTATATagtactatattttattttatttttagttattttagtacatcaagttaaactaaatgaaaatgagaaatgttgctttggcaatctagaaataaaataagttttaaggttttttttacattttatttcagttaaagtttattttgtctcaataatgatttttttaatggtttattattatttaatggtgAAAAAACAGAACAAGAAATATATCTTGAAATtggttaagaaaaataaacttcaattcaaaaggaaaacaagaatatttttcttattccacactaaacaaaaaaatggcatagaagcaatttttactcagaaattgaatttttggatttttttcacaaacttaaaaaaatcttgtgcattggcatgtactgtatgtttttatgttaagCCAAAacttacttaatttaaaaaaaaaaaaaaaaaacaagactttatatctTGATATTTTGTCTATCTTGTTGtgtgtaattttgcttctcaagtaaatatatcttgatttaagaatgtttagacatttgcagtggaaaacaagacaaaaataagagAATCTTTTGAATCATGTACTGAaattagttctgagaaaagcttGTGGATAATCTGATGCTTTTTAATTAGATATGttgttatctaatgcagtgacaaTCAATAAGTTAAGTACTCAAACGTTTTTAGTGCCACTATATGACACCAAACGATGAACATCAGTATGATCTTGTCCCTATTAGCAGCTCAATTTCATGTGTGACAACAGGCACTGATGAATAAACGATGGTGCTAATGGGGCAGAAAGGCTCTTATGATATTTCGACGATGTCATTAGACACTTTATTGATTAGTTTCCTCAGTTATCCTCTGGTTGAGCACCGTGTGTCTCTCTGAAGGGCTCATCCTGGATTCAGTGTTGACGGAGGTAAACCCCAGCACGGCTCTGGAGCTCGGCACGTACTGTGGCTACTCCACCGTTCGGATCGCTCGACTGCTGTCCCCTGGCTCCAAACTCTTTACAGTCGAATTCAACCCAGCCTTTGCTGAAGTTGCTCGTCAGATCATCGCCTACGCCGGCCTTCAGGATAAGGTGAGAAAAAGAGCTAGTATGCATTAgttacactgagaaaaaaaaatggtgtagtctttgaaacagttttcaaTCACAAgtaacattgaaataaatgtgaattttttttaagtacaaagactgaaatgttattttcttgtaaaatatagtcctatatatatatatatatatatatatatatatatatatatatatatatatatatatatatatatatatatatatatatatataacattacactGGATATTTGGTATAAAATATTCATGCACTACTCACTGCCTACTATTTTCTAAATAGTAAGAGTATATGCAAAATGCAACAATAaagtgtaaaattacaatatactaAATTGTTGGCACATGACCTCACTCTGTTGCATGTTTAACTCAGCAAATTGCATCAAAGTATCATTgaattgcatttataaaaaataaaataaaaaatcataaaattctAATATTGTCTGAGAGAAAGTTGATAGGATGATAAAATTATGGCTAATATTACTTCTGGTTCATTCCTCACATCTGTCATGTAAGATCAAGTCATGCATTGTCATTTACATCATCGAGGAAAAAagctataattattttgtatattatacatatttattttgtgcactacatatactgtatatgtactttttacacacattttgagCATATAGCTTATTACACTAAATGTACACTTTACActgatgattacatttttttttaaattgtgtccaaaagaaattattttaaaaaccttgGTGTATGTAAATACCATGCTACATGCATAATATAATCATTcagtattattgtatatattaaaataccacAGTATTACCTTCTAACATCTGTACCACGGTACAACACcttctttgttctgtttttcaAAGGTTACTCTAGTGGAGGGATCCTCTGGTGATTTAATCCCCAAAATGAAGGAACAATTTGGAATAAAATACTTTGATTTCGTGTTTTTGGACCACTGGAAAGATCGTTATGTACCAGATACTAAACTTCTTGAGGTAGGAAGGCAAAGGTTtagatatatacacatatatacaaaaaaaaaaaaaacagtattcttgACATTAACCCCTCAAGAAATGGTTCTAACATATGAAAAATAACAACcatattaattttataacattGTAGGACTGTGGTCTACTGAAAAAAGGCAGTGTCCTGTTGGCCGACAATGTCATTTGTCCTGGAGCCCCGGAATATTTGAAATATGTGAGGAACAGCCCACGCTATGAAAGCAGATACTACAAGTCCAACCTGGAGTACACCAAAGTAGAAGATGGCCTGGAGAAATCGGTCTTCTTAGGatgagaaagaatgaatgaatggttcTGTAAACCAGGGAAGGCACAAGGAGAATTCCTCTAAAATACCCAGTGTGTGAATCTTGTGATGCCATGTCTAATAAGAACAGACAAATGGATGTTTTTGTCCTTAACAAAACCCACTTGCAACATTGCAATGCTGTGAAATCTCCTTATACACCATTTCTGCTGAACTAcggtttaagatattttataacaCAACATGCTGAaatcttgtacttttttttttcaggaaagtcATTGTATTGTTTGATAAAGCTATGAAATTCAGTCTCTTaaaaattcatgttgtttttccTCGTCAAAAAAAGTCACAGAAgtcacaatgtattttttttttttcagtattttttcttgtttttccagaacaaattatttttaattaagagaCATGTATTTctgataaatttataaaaattgagtttttgcttaaaacaagaaaaaatgactGCCAATGGTAATAAAAGTACtcttttttacatgtaattatgatacatttttcagaaaacaagacttaagtCAGTCTTATTCTCAAGTAAACATATcttgttttagaatttttagatattttttcctgaaaaacaaaaataaacaaaaataaatacttagtAAGAAGTGTTTATATTGGTATTAATAAAATTGAGATTCAATACATAAGACAGTTTGTATATAAAGaccattttattaatatgataataacattaataattaatttgaatcCCAAAAAATCCCAATGACAGTTTCTATGttcaaatgaataaaagtaattaaagatTTAGTTTATTAGAGAAATATTTCATGAATGAACAATGCACTATGCTTTCAGAAGACattaagtctctttttattggaAAATAGAGCACTGTTTTtacaatggggggggggggggtgattgtTGTCTGAgtcatgcagtgtttttattctGAATGTATGAAACAGTCAATCAGAACAATCTACATGGGGTTTACAGAAGTAGTTTGTATGTTGAAAAGCATGtacacaaatactttttttttttacgtgtctGAAAAATGAGCGATTCACCAAAACATCAATTCTGAGCCTTTCCACTACTGAAGATCTTGGCCAGGAGGGAAACGTTCGATTGAGCTTTGTCCTGGATGGTTTTGCTCTTCTCTTGTGCCTTCTGGAGGTTCTTCTTGGACAAGCCTTTGTTCTTAAACCGTTTCAGGTGGATCTCTTCTTCTGTAGGTCTCTGTTTGTAGTCCCACGTCTTCTCCTCTACGACCTCTcccttcttctccttcttcttccttAGGGTCTCCAGCTTCTGGCTCTTTTCCACACTAGCCAGGTAGAAGTTGGTCTCCTTCTTGGCCTGGGAGATTTCTGTTCTCATACGCTGATGATACACCGTCTGCTCGTAAGCCAATCGTTCGCTGAGATGGCACCACTGGAACCTGTGCAGGTAcgatgaaaaagagagagaaaaagtaaCTATACAGCTTTATGCATGATGAATTTTACATTGTATAAGGGAGGCACTAAAAATAATTGGGggttggggttggtaagatttttaaatgtttttgaaagaaatctcttctgctcaccaaggttgcatttatttgatgaaaaatacagtaaaaacagtaatattgtgaaatatttcaatttaaaataattattttttaaattgtaatttattcctgtgatgcaaagatgaattttcagcatcattactccagtcttcagtgtcacatgattcttcagaaatcattcttttattcacttttaatcaatttaattcatcctttgctgaaaaaaaaaaaaaaaaaaaaaaaacaattactgaccTCAGACTTTTCAATAGTAGTGTATCTATGTAATGTACCTTTATGGACCACAGGTCGCTGCTGAAGTGGCTCCTCTTCTTGTTGGCCATGGGTGTGTTGTGTAGACTGGTTGCGACTCTCTTAGCGATGCGCTTGTCTCTGAACTCCACCCAGCCCTCCGTGAAACTGGATGAATTGCTTcctgctttctttttctttcttttcacacaaCGATCTAGAAGAgagtcaaaaaatatttatatggaaAGTTGgtcaaacatgaaaacatgcacCAGGtataatttttcagcatcattacgccagtcttcagtgtcacatgattcagaaatcagtctaatatgctgatttgctgctcagttattatcaATTATAACTGCAGctctattattaataatgtttttttattattatcaatgttgcttaTTTTTCTGCAATCCTTtttttgatgaagagaaagaattttatttaaaatagaaatcttttgtaacataaatgcttctactgtcacttttgattaactgAATGCATGCCTGCTGGAAAAaagcttactgaccccaaacttttgtaacTCAAAAATGGTAGtgcatcatagtttccacaacattaagcagcacaactgttttccacatcgataataataagaaacgttaTTTTGAGCCGCaaatctgaaggatcatgtgacactgaagacattagtaatgatgctgaaaattcagattggcatcacaggaataaatgacattttaaaatatattccaaacagttcaatatttcacaaaattaccaTTTACTGTaatttcgatcaaataaatgtagccttagtaAGTATAAGAGACTTAATCTGTTAAATGTTAGTTTgctttaatggtttaatttagtACTTTCAGAAGTACACTCATATATAGATGACCCCAGAGCTAACTGACATCGACTGAAAGCCCATgagagacaacaaaaaaaaaaaaaatttttttttttatgtgttgttttttttccatatatatatatatatatatatatatatatagatatatattatatatatatatatatatatatatacacacacatatacacacacatacatatatatatatatgtatatatatatatatatacacatatatatatatacatatacacacacacacacacacacatatatatacacaggcacatatgtaatatatatatacatatacacatatatatatatatatatatatatatatatatatatatatatatatatatatatatatatatatatatatatattgtgaaggACTGTAGTTTTACCTTCGGGTTGTAGGAAGATCCTCCCGATCTCTCCGTACACACTCAGCATAGTCCGCATGTGTTTTGGTCTCATCCTCGGAGGAATGTGTCCCAAATAAACGATACCAGGGATACATTTCTTGCCCTTCGGTTTCTCAGCCTCATCTTCTTCATTTATGTCCAGGTCAAGAGCTTCACCATCACCACTGTCATCTTCACAGTTCATCTCCTGCTCAGCATCGCCTACAGTCTCCTGCTGCTTCTCATCTTCCTCTCGTTTAGAGTCACTGAACTCTTCTTCACTGACCATGGGTTGCGTTTCTAGGTTTACTGTAACTTCATTCTTCTCCGGAAGAGCCATAATTAGATGTGACAGCTGTTAGAGACTAAAATGAGAAAGACGGCATattagaaatattgtaaaatcaaTATCTAAAGTAACTTAACACTGCGGTAATCCGCTCACGTTGCTCTTTAAAGCAGTAACTGCAAAACACTTTCATTCCATGTGAATCTTACTTTGAAAGAGTCAACAGTATATTTCCATGTAAAATATTATCTTTAATCATAAAGATATATGTCCATTCCAAGATGTTTGGGAGGAAATTATAGAAACAAATTGATTCCTTTAACACATGTGGCACGGCGAGTGGCTCTGACGTCAAAATCAAGCGTCAAGAAAAGAGTCTGGACTTTCTTAAAGAGACAGAACCCTTTTTACAACGCGCTCTCTAA is part of the Cyprinus carpio isolate SPL01 chromosome A8, ASM1834038v1, whole genome shotgun sequence genome and encodes:
- the abt1 gene encoding activator of basal transcription 1; the protein is MALPEKNEVTVNLETQPMVSEEEFSDSKREEDEKQQETVGDAEQEMNCEDDSGDGEALDLDINEEDEAEKPKGKKCIPGIVYLGHIPPRMRPKHMRTMLSVYGEIGRIFLQPEDRCVKRKKKKAGSNSSSFTEGWVEFRDKRIAKRVATSLHNTPMANKKRSHFSSDLWSIKYLHRFQWCHLSERLAYEQTVYHQRMRTEISQAKKETNFYLASVEKSQKLETLRKKKEKKGEVVEEKTWDYKQRPTEEEIHLKRFKNKGLSKKNLQKAQEKSKTIQDKAQSNVSLLAKIFSSGKAQN
- the comta gene encoding catechol O-methyltransferase A, with the protein product MLWSLLAVTVVSAAVLYVLYHWLIPTAVQSSGWLALLWHDVILERVLNIMTGSSRPQRMLKAVQKNATKGDPQSVISAIDHYCRHKEWAMNVGDDKGLILDSVLTEVNPSTALELGTYCGYSTVRIARLLSPGSKLFTVEFNPAFAEVARQIIAYAGLQDKVTLVEGSSGDLIPKMKEQFGIKYFDFVFLDHWKDRYVPDTKLLEDCGLLKKGSVLLADNVICPGAPEYLKYVRNSPRYESRYYKSNLEYTKVEDGLEKSVFLG